Proteins co-encoded in one Leucobacter exalbidus genomic window:
- a CDS encoding alkaline phosphatase family protein produces MLSIATDNGGRLAAIAPAGLAALARGLGHDPAATLADAFSRPISPDAPQLGELPAIRSFVIIAVDGLGHANLGARIGHAPTLARMPRKRIETVAPSTTGAALTTLVTGQLPGTHGLLGYRIRHPELGLRTTLSEWDGIDDVRAWQRSEPLFHAAERLGAQPYVIGRPAHADSGLTRANLSGAEYLSGQRIEDRFAEAARVVRGGDPSFVYLYVDELDRAAHTYGWQSNEWVRRLEQLDASLDGFLRTLPADVGVVLTADHGIIDVAAHEHMMLDADPALMQGVTEVGGEPRFRSLYLDAGVDATQVARAWAENQGALAWVGTREEFIATGCFGDVDAQAAARLGDVLIAARKRVAYYLSTDDPAARDMIGQHGSFSEEERGIPLALGGALVGTPFASVVARAAATYAR; encoded by the coding sequence ATGCTATCGATAGCCACTGACAACGGCGGGAGGCTTGCCGCGATTGCGCCAGCTGGCCTCGCTGCCCTCGCGCGCGGCCTGGGCCATGACCCCGCCGCCACCCTTGCCGACGCATTTTCGCGTCCCATCAGCCCTGATGCACCGCAGCTGGGCGAGTTGCCCGCGATCAGGTCGTTCGTGATCATCGCGGTTGACGGGCTCGGGCACGCGAACCTCGGCGCGCGCATCGGCCACGCCCCGACGCTCGCCCGCATGCCCCGTAAGCGCATCGAGACGGTCGCTCCGTCGACGACGGGCGCGGCCCTCACCACGTTGGTCACAGGCCAGCTGCCGGGCACACACGGCCTCCTGGGCTATCGCATCAGGCACCCTGAGCTGGGGCTGCGCACCACGCTCAGCGAGTGGGACGGCATCGACGATGTGCGTGCATGGCAACGTAGCGAGCCCCTGTTCCACGCGGCAGAGCGGCTTGGGGCGCAACCCTACGTGATCGGGCGCCCAGCGCACGCCGATAGCGGCCTGACGCGCGCAAATCTCTCGGGCGCCGAATATCTATCGGGCCAGCGCATCGAGGATCGGTTCGCTGAGGCGGCGCGCGTGGTGCGCGGCGGTGACCCGAGCTTTGTCTACCTGTACGTCGATGAGCTCGATCGTGCGGCCCACACCTATGGGTGGCAGAGCAACGAATGGGTGCGCAGGCTCGAGCAGCTCGATGCCTCGCTCGATGGCTTCTTGCGCACCCTGCCGGCTGATGTGGGCGTGGTGCTCACCGCAGACCACGGCATTATCGATGTCGCCGCACACGAGCACATGATGCTCGACGCTGACCCCGCACTGATGCAGGGCGTCACCGAGGTCGGGGGAGAGCCCCGGTTTCGGTCGCTATACCTCGATGCGGGTGTCGATGCCACGCAGGTGGCGCGGGCCTGGGCCGAGAACCAGGGAGCACTCGCCTGGGTGGGCACCCGCGAAGAATTTATTGCCACGGGCTGCTTCGGTGACGTCGACGCGCAGGCCGCAGCGCGCCTCGGCGATGTGCTCATCGCGGCACGCAAGCGCGTCGCGTACTACCTCTCCACCGATGACCCCGCGGCCCGCGACATGATCGGGCAGCACGGTTCATTCAGCGAGGAAGAGCGCGGCATCCCGCTCGCGCTCGGTGGCGCGCTCGTGGGCACCCCGTTTGCGTCGGTGGTGGCGCGGGCCGCAGCCACTTACGCGCGCTAA
- the sepH gene encoding septation protein SepH, with protein sequence MNELRFVRREERSLILANASDDEFRLVIDDLLMSELKHASRKERETGRVRPREIQSLVRAGKSRAEIAAMTGLEEADIERYEEPVLAERRYILDRAHAIPVRTDANDDSDQQFGAVIAERLIVLEAEATDWSAWRDEETGWLISLEFISRDVAHRALWSFDHRKQTLAPINSDAVSMSKQGDVGDRLIPKLRAVDNGDRTSQFAEVSEPQSDSPAQSRPAPAPLTPAVAAADRATAAQSTTPAQAKPEAKSDSKSEKPAGDDAAQTRPKPAAAPHAPAAVASPAAPPAAPVNNVFTAARVNAEQPAKVAKGAPVAPAPLPKRISKPAAPLDANAEYARRREIDQRAIKSDDSGPVDFSQTADLLDALRRRRGERKLAEVKAPDNTDTTPIQTPAQASQPTAPRPEAPATVETVPADAAPLRGLKKSRSIWGGAGVASGVTPDSLASDSDTSRDAQAAPAEPAAPAQPKSLVPVTLAATPALTNVTAAPPADAAADARAPKKGRASIPSWDDILFGTRSDEDPAT encoded by the coding sequence ATGAACGAGCTGCGTTTTGTGCGACGCGAAGAGCGATCGCTGATTCTCGCGAACGCGAGCGACGATGAATTCCGACTGGTGATTGACGATCTGCTGATGTCTGAACTCAAGCACGCCAGTCGTAAGGAACGCGAGACGGGCCGTGTGCGCCCTCGCGAGATCCAGTCGCTGGTGCGCGCCGGAAAATCGCGTGCCGAAATTGCCGCCATGACCGGCCTCGAAGAGGCAGACATTGAGCGGTATGAGGAACCGGTGCTCGCAGAGCGCCGCTACATTCTTGACCGTGCCCACGCCATCCCCGTGCGCACGGATGCCAATGATGACAGCGATCAGCAGTTTGGTGCGGTGATTGCCGAACGGCTCATCGTGCTCGAAGCTGAAGCCACCGACTGGTCAGCGTGGCGAGACGAAGAGACGGGCTGGTTGATCAGCCTCGAATTTATTTCTCGTGACGTTGCCCATCGCGCACTGTGGAGCTTTGATCACCGCAAGCAAACCCTTGCACCGATCAACTCTGATGCGGTGAGCATGTCTAAGCAGGGCGATGTCGGTGACCGGCTGATTCCGAAGCTGCGTGCCGTGGATAACGGCGACCGTACCTCTCAGTTCGCAGAGGTCAGCGAACCGCAGAGCGATAGCCCCGCCCAGTCGCGCCCGGCGCCCGCGCCCCTCACGCCCGCGGTGGCTGCTGCTGACCGCGCAACGGCGGCTCAGTCAACGACGCCAGCACAGGCGAAGCCCGAGGCGAAGAGCGATTCGAAGAGCGAGAAGCCCGCGGGCGATGACGCCGCTCAGACGCGCCCGAAGCCTGCTGCGGCCCCTCACGCTCCAGCCGCTGTGGCGAGCCCGGCGGCTCCCCCAGCCGCCCCGGTGAACAACGTCTTTACGGCGGCTCGGGTGAACGCTGAGCAGCCCGCGAAGGTCGCCAAGGGTGCCCCTGTTGCTCCAGCTCCCCTGCCCAAGCGGATCTCGAAGCCCGCTGCTCCGCTCGACGCTAACGCCGAGTATGCGCGGCGCCGCGAGATTGACCAGCGCGCGATTAAGAGCGACGACTCGGGCCCCGTGGACTTCAGCCAGACGGCCGATCTGCTCGATGCGCTGCGTCGTCGCCGAGGCGAGCGCAAGCTGGCCGAGGTGAAGGCGCCCGACAACACCGATACGACGCCCATTCAGACGCCGGCGCAGGCATCTCAGCCGACCGCGCCGCGCCCTGAGGCGCCCGCCACGGTCGAGACGGTGCCGGCTGACGCGGCACCGCTGCGCGGCCTGAAGAAGTCACGCAGCATCTGGGGTGGTGCCGGAGTTGCCTCGGGTGTCACGCCCGACAGCCTGGCGAGCGACAGCGACACGAGCCGCGATGCCCAGGCGGCGCCCGCTGAGCCCGCAGCGCCGGCTCAGCCCAAATCACTGGTGCCCGTGACGCTCGCGGCAACCCCCGCGCTGACCAACGTCACCGCTGCCCCGCCGGCCGATGCCGCAGCTGATGCGCGCGCGCCCAAAAAGGGTCGCGCATCGATTCCCAGCTGGGACGATATTTTGTTCGGCACGCGAAGTGACGAGGACCCTGCAACCTAG
- a CDS encoding DUF4193 domain-containing protein yields the protein MATDYDAPRKTEEDAESIEALKERGPVKGASGSDTEDADNPSFTMGGTDLSDVDLDVVVLPQQDNEFTCVSCFLVRHRSQLDHQTDIGPVCAECSI from the coding sequence ATGGCCACCGATTACGACGCCCCGCGCAAGACAGAAGAAGACGCCGAATCAATTGAGGCGTTGAAGGAGCGCGGCCCCGTTAAGGGAGCCTCGGGTTCTGACACCGAGGACGCAGACAACCCGAGTTTCACGATGGGCGGAACTGATCTGTCTGACGTCGATCTCGACGTTGTTGTGCTGCCGCAGCAGGATAATGAGTTCACGTGCGTGAGCTGCTTCCTGGTTCGCCACCGTTCACAGCTCGATCACCAGACCGACATTGGTCCGGTGTGCGCTGAGTGCTCAATCTAA
- a CDS encoding DUF3093 domain-containing protein — protein MTSDSAATPQQTTYRERLVPGPGIFVALVLAIPAVALVITPIESGIAWPVGIAVYLIAVITLLLLAPVVTVQGGTLTAGHASIPVAQLGEAEALGSEGLRQAIGPGLDARTFMLVRGWIHRGVRIENIDPADPAPHWIITTRHPQKLIDAIQASK, from the coding sequence ATGACGAGTGACTCCGCAGCGACGCCCCAGCAGACCACATACCGAGAGCGCCTGGTTCCAGGCCCAGGCATTTTTGTGGCCCTGGTGCTGGCGATACCGGCGGTGGCCCTGGTGATCACCCCCATCGAGAGCGGGATCGCCTGGCCCGTGGGTATCGCGGTCTACCTGATCGCGGTGATTACGCTGCTGCTGCTCGCCCCCGTGGTGACGGTGCAGGGCGGCACGCTCACGGCGGGCCACGCGAGTATTCCGGTGGCGCAGCTGGGTGAGGCAGAAGCTCTTGGATCAGAGGGACTGCGCCAGGCGATCGGGCCGGGGCTCGACGCACGCACCTTCATGCTCGTGCGCGGCTGGATTCACCGCGGGGTACGTATTGAGAACATTGACCCGGCTGATCCGGCACCGCATTGGATCATCACGACCAGGCACCCGCAGAAGCTGATTGATGCCATTCAGGCCAGCAAGTAA
- the dut gene encoding dUTP diphosphatase, whose amino-acid sequence MTDVVTIPFLAESAPSYAHHDDAGADLRASEAVSIAPGARALVGTGVSIALPEGYAAFVVPRSGLAAKHGITVLNAPGTVDAGYRGEVKVTLLNTDLERPFEVEPGDRIAQVIIMPVSRAVFVPVAELPESARGANGFGSTGIRDGASAS is encoded by the coding sequence GTGACTGATGTCGTAACTATTCCGTTCCTTGCCGAGAGTGCGCCGAGCTATGCGCACCATGATGATGCCGGCGCCGATTTACGCGCTTCCGAGGCGGTCTCGATTGCACCGGGGGCCCGCGCGCTCGTGGGCACGGGCGTCTCGATCGCGCTGCCCGAGGGCTACGCGGCGTTCGTGGTGCCGCGCAGCGGCCTGGCCGCGAAGCACGGCATCACCGTGTTGAACGCCCCCGGCACCGTTGATGCTGGCTACCGCGGCGAGGTGAAAGTCACCCTGCTCAATACCGACCTTGAACGCCCGTTCGAGGTTGAACCAGGTGACCGCATCGCACAGGTCATCATCATGCCCGTTTCACGCGCCGTATTTGTACCCGTGGCAGAGCTGCCCGAGAGCGCGCGCGGGGCGAACGGCTTCGGTTCAACCGGCATCCGCGACGGCGCTTCAGCCTCGTAG
- a CDS encoding DUF3710 domain-containing protein, whose translation MTENQSPADKAADEVALHDGADATPEVDDSKSAPADRAEAGPFDASEVPAMRPYVDLGGVKVAPREGLQLRLEVDERANRVVAVSLEYAESLLQVQAFAAPKTTGLWHGVRGELAQQFATQGAVTSEEASALGTDLIAQTPVPADQGGGVRPVRFVAVDGPRWMLRGVIMGKAAVDAEALANVVDLFREIVVVRGDHPMPPSELLPLKVPAGVQAPQQPNTAQQA comes from the coding sequence ATGACAGAGAACCAGAGCCCCGCAGACAAAGCGGCCGATGAGGTCGCACTGCACGATGGCGCCGATGCCACTCCCGAGGTTGACGATTCAAAATCTGCGCCGGCAGACCGCGCCGAGGCGGGCCCCTTTGACGCTTCAGAGGTTCCCGCAATGCGCCCCTACGTCGACCTGGGCGGCGTGAAGGTAGCTCCGCGCGAGGGGCTGCAGCTGCGCCTCGAGGTTGATGAGCGCGCCAACCGCGTCGTCGCCGTATCGCTGGAGTACGCAGAGTCACTGCTGCAGGTGCAGGCGTTTGCGGCCCCCAAGACGACGGGCCTGTGGCACGGCGTGCGCGGCGAGCTCGCACAGCAGTTCGCCACCCAGGGTGCAGTCACGAGCGAAGAAGCAAGCGCGCTCGGCACCGACCTCATTGCTCAGACCCCCGTGCCCGCTGACCAGGGCGGCGGCGTACGCCCCGTACGGTTCGTCGCGGTCGACGGCCCCCGCTGGATGCTGCGAGGCGTCATCATGGGCAAGGCCGCGGTTGACGCCGAGGCGCTGGCCAACGTGGTCGACCTGTTCCGCGAGATCGTCGTGGTGCGCGGCGACCACCCGATGCCCCCGAGCGAATTGCTGCCCCTCAAGGTGCCCGCCGGCGTGCAGGCACCTCAGCAGCCCAACACCGCGCAGCAGGCGTGA
- a CDS encoding DUF3159 domain-containing protein has product MSEAPSQPEASVREPEAGAMHDPDPQTPERARALGGMAHAIGRVTEGESLSSRGVMGAIGGVRGIIEAVAPGLLFLIGFTITRDPKISSIAPAAFVVLAIVVRLARRENVTSAISGALGAAVAVAATLMTGRGENFYLPGFLTNIAWALGLLISLVVRWPLFGIIYGFATGQGNSWRTNRPIRRAAIWLTVVWLGMFVLRLAVQLPLYFAARATDDAGFTDALGVARLVMGLPLFALVVVVTWVVLSGLHRSSDEVSGDIVDSTGENTPTP; this is encoded by the coding sequence GTGAGCGAGGCCCCGTCGCAGCCCGAGGCTTCGGTCCGCGAGCCCGAGGCGGGCGCAATGCATGATCCGGATCCCCAGACGCCCGAGCGCGCCCGGGCGCTGGGCGGCATGGCGCACGCCATTGGGCGGGTGACCGAGGGGGAGTCGCTGTCGTCTCGCGGGGTGATGGGCGCGATTGGTGGCGTGCGGGGGATCATCGAAGCGGTGGCTCCCGGGCTGCTGTTTCTGATCGGCTTTACCATCACGCGAGATCCGAAGATCTCGTCGATCGCTCCGGCCGCCTTTGTGGTGCTGGCGATTGTGGTGCGGCTCGCCCGACGCGAGAACGTCACCTCAGCCATTTCTGGTGCGCTGGGGGCCGCCGTCGCGGTCGCCGCCACTCTGATGACCGGCCGCGGTGAGAACTTTTACCTGCCCGGGTTTTTGACCAATATCGCCTGGGCCCTCGGTCTACTGATCTCGCTTGTGGTGCGGTGGCCGCTGTTTGGCATCATCTACGGTTTTGCGACCGGCCAGGGCAACTCGTGGCGCACAAATCGGCCGATTCGCCGCGCTGCGATCTGGCTCACCGTGGTGTGGCTCGGCATGTTTGTGCTGCGCCTCGCCGTGCAGTTGCCGCTGTATTTTGCGGCCCGCGCCACCGACGATGCCGGGTTTACTGACGCGCTGGGCGTCGCCCGCCTCGTCATGGGTCTGCCGTTGTTCGCGCTCGTTGTAGTCGTCACCTGGGTCGTGCTGAGTGGACTGCATCGTTCATCAGATGAAGTTAGTGGCGATATCGTTGACAGTACTGGCGAAAACACCCCCACCCCGTAA